A portion of the Eubacterium maltosivorans genome contains these proteins:
- a CDS encoding helix-turn-helix transcriptional regulator encodes MQGETLDLLKNLAHGIATQFGSNCEVVVHDLTTENKESTVVYIENGHVTNRKLGDGPSHVVLEALKKNPEDLQDHLDYMTKTADGKILKSSTVYIRDKGNKVIGIFSINYDITGLLMVENSLQSLIGTKKEKEEEVESIPTNVNDLLEDLLEQSVRLVGKPVALMNKEDKIKALKFLNDAGALLITKASEKLTAYFGISKYTLYSYIDQSSSDPSEKK; translated from the coding sequence ATGCAAGGAGAAACACTGGATTTATTAAAGAATTTGGCCCATGGCATTGCTACACAGTTTGGCAGCAACTGTGAAGTGGTAGTACACGATCTTACAACTGAAAATAAAGAAAGCACAGTTGTCTACATAGAAAATGGACATGTTACCAACCGTAAGCTGGGAGACGGGCCCTCCCATGTTGTTCTGGAAGCTCTGAAAAAAAACCCTGAAGATTTACAGGATCATCTGGATTATATGACAAAAACTGCAGATGGCAAAATTTTAAAATCAAGCACGGTTTATATCAGGGATAAAGGTAATAAGGTTATTGGTATCTTTTCGATTAATTATGACATTACAGGTTTATTGATGGTGGAAAACTCACTTCAGTCTCTTATAGGAACTAAGAAAGAAAAAGAGGAGGAAGTAGAGAGCATTCCCACAAATGTCAATGACTTACTGGAGGACCTGCTTGAGCAGTCTGTTCGTCTGGTTGGAAAGCCAGTGGCTTTAATGAACAAAGAGGATAAAATCAAGGCCCTTAAATTTTTGAATGATGCCGGAGCCTTATTAATCACCAAAGCGAGCGAAAAGCTGACCGCTTACTTTGGAATATCCAAGTATACCTTGTACAGCTATATTGATCAGAGCAGTTCTGATCCAT
- the ssnA gene encoding putative aminohydrolase SsnA: MILIGNGRLITRDEKNTYLNNGCVAVEGDEIVNVAFTEELKKQYPDAEFIDAKGGVIMPGLINTHNHIYSTFARGLSIKGFNPQNFMDILDGQWWTIDRNLTNEDNKYSAYDTYINCIKQGVTTVVDHHASYGEIKDSLFTIADVAKELGVRTSLCYEVSDRDGADKMKAAVKENIDFIKAAHEDKTGMVHGMLGLHAAFTLTDETLDYCNAEKPDYAGYHVHVAEGLDDVYDSLEKYGKRVVNRLFDKNILGKNTIAVHCIHINGEEMAILKDTDTMVVHNPESNMGNAVGCPPVLQLVKRGILVGLGTDGYTNDMIESYKVANILHKHFNCDPNVAWGEIPQMLFNNNPAIAKRLFGKTLGVLTPGAAADIIVTDYTPTTPMNADNYNSHILFGMCGRSVITTMINGKVLMKDRELLNIDEEAILAKSRETAKKLADRINHR; encoded by the coding sequence ATGATTTTAATTGGAAATGGTCGGTTAATTACCCGAGATGAAAAAAACACCTATTTAAATAATGGTTGTGTTGCAGTGGAAGGCGATGAAATTGTAAACGTTGCTTTTACAGAAGAATTGAAAAAGCAATATCCTGATGCTGAATTTATTGATGCCAAGGGCGGCGTTATCATGCCAGGGCTGATCAATACCCATAATCACATCTACAGCACCTTTGCAAGAGGGCTTTCCATCAAGGGCTTTAATCCCCAGAATTTCATGGATATTTTAGATGGTCAATGGTGGACCATTGACCGCAACCTGACAAACGAAGACAATAAATACAGCGCATACGATACTTATATTAATTGTATTAAACAGGGTGTTACCACTGTTGTAGACCACCACGCAAGCTACGGCGAAATAAAAGACAGCCTCTTTACCATTGCCGATGTCGCCAAAGAGCTCGGCGTTCGCACCAGCCTTTGTTATGAAGTTTCTGATCGGGATGGTGCCGATAAAATGAAAGCCGCTGTCAAGGAAAACATCGACTTTATCAAAGCCGCCCACGAGGATAAAACCGGAATGGTTCACGGTATGCTCGGTCTCCACGCTGCCTTTACCCTGACTGATGAAACGCTTGATTACTGTAATGCCGAAAAACCGGATTACGCCGGTTATCATGTACACGTTGCGGAGGGTCTGGACGATGTCTATGATTCTTTAGAAAAATATGGTAAACGCGTGGTCAATCGTTTGTTCGATAAAAATATTTTAGGCAAAAACACCATTGCTGTACATTGTATTCACATCAATGGTGAAGAAATGGCAATTCTCAAGGATACCGACACAATGGTCGTGCATAACCCTGAATCCAATATGGGAAATGCTGTTGGGTGTCCGCCGGTGCTTCAGCTTGTGAAGCGCGGCATTCTCGTCGGTCTCGGCACAGACGGATACACCAATGATATGATCGAATCCTACAAGGTAGCTAATATCCTTCACAAGCATTTCAATTGTGATCCAAACGTGGCCTGGGGTGAAATTCCACAGATGCTGTTTAATAATAATCCGGCCATCGCCAAACGCCTTTTTGGCAAAACCTTAGGCGTTCTGACCCCGGGAGCCGCCGCTGACATTATCGTGACAGACTACACTCCAACGACCCCAATGAACGCTGACAATTATAATTCACATATCCTCTTTGGCATGTGCGGACGTTCTGTCATTACCACCATGATTAATGGCAAGGTTCTTATGAAAGACCGCGAGCTGCTGAATATTGATGAAGAAGCCATTCTGGCAAAATCGCGCGAAACCGCTAAGAAACTAGCCGATCGCATTAACCATAGATAA
- the ygfK gene encoding putative selenate reductase subunit YgfK → MSDKMYPIPFGEMINWILKEYKKEKSIFGVRKLYKKIDQQTLSIFGEMLETPFGPAAGPHNQLAQNIIAAYVGGARFFELKTVQPVDGEDLAALVSKPCITAGDECYNCEWSTELRVEEAYDEYVKAWFAIKLLAKEMGFGNPDGFIFNMSVGYDFAGVQTEKIDHYIEGMKNAENSAVWKECMNYTLAHLDQFDNIDAGYVKSISPVVSRSITLSTLHGCPPDEIERIASYLINEKNLNTFVKCNPTMLGYESARKILDSMGYDYMDFDDYHFLHDLQFKDAVPMFTRLKKEAADKGVAFGVKITNTFPQKVVDGILPSEDMYMSGRSLFPCSIELANRLAKAFDGDLRISYSGGADIFNIKDIFKAGIWPITLATTLLKPGGYNRLDQMADDLVSYNFKEVQNLKPSALSMLAKRARTNPHNVKGAIKPLPSRKFDKKVPLVDCFTAPCSEACPISQDIPDYIELLGEDKPLEALKVITAKNPLPFITGTICNHRCMDKCTRNFYEAPLCIRDVKLNAAELGYDDLLKEIKPVEKRTDAKVAIVGGGPAGISAAYFLARNGISATIFERNESLGGIVRHVVPEFRVDSEIVENDVKLMKAYGVEVFTNTEVLSLEDLKNKGFKYVIAATGAWGPSPYKLEGEQAINVLDFLQSFRKDASSLKLGKDVVVIGGGNTAMDAARAAKKAPGVQNVHLVYRRTKRYMPADEEELAMALEDGVKFYELLSPEKFDGSILSCRKMVLGAPDTSGRRSPQNTDEFMTIPANTVIASVGAKIDKEWFAQNKIGLTDRGRVEVNKDTLEARDNIFVAGDAQLGAATVVEAIADARKVADTIVKAEGLEAAPTYSKNTGNYDRALSKRGILAEPKCESAECSRCLECSTVCESCMDVCPNRANLALFVPHHKMRQIVHVDRMCNECGNCKTFCPYDSAPYKDKFTLYHSLADFEDSSNSGFLVTGGDRVKVRLEGNVIDASIGDSTLPQGINDIIKAVVSNYSYLL, encoded by the coding sequence ATGAGCGATAAAATGTACCCTATCCCTTTTGGCGAAATGATCAACTGGATCTTAAAAGAATATAAAAAAGAAAAAAGCATCTTTGGCGTTCGCAAGCTTTACAAAAAAATTGACCAGCAGACACTCTCTATTTTTGGCGAGATGCTGGAAACGCCTTTTGGTCCGGCGGCGGGACCACACAACCAGCTGGCACAAAATATTATTGCCGCTTATGTCGGCGGAGCGCGTTTCTTTGAACTAAAAACCGTACAGCCTGTAGATGGCGAAGACCTGGCAGCGCTTGTTTCCAAACCCTGTATCACAGCCGGCGATGAATGCTACAACTGTGAATGGTCTACCGAGCTGCGCGTGGAGGAAGCCTATGATGAATATGTGAAGGCCTGGTTTGCCATTAAGCTTTTAGCCAAGGAGATGGGGTTCGGGAACCCAGATGGCTTCATCTTTAACATGAGTGTCGGCTATGACTTTGCCGGCGTTCAGACTGAAAAAATTGATCATTATATCGAAGGAATGAAAAACGCTGAAAATTCTGCGGTATGGAAGGAATGCATGAATTATACCCTGGCTCATTTGGATCAGTTCGATAATATTGACGCTGGTTATGTCAAAAGTATCTCACCAGTCGTCAGCCGCTCCATCACACTTTCTACCCTTCACGGCTGTCCCCCTGATGAAATCGAACGAATTGCCAGCTACCTGATTAACGAAAAAAACTTAAATACCTTTGTTAAATGCAATCCAACCATGTTAGGCTACGAATCTGCTCGTAAAATTCTGGACAGTATGGGATATGATTACATGGATTTTGATGATTATCATTTCCTTCATGACCTTCAGTTCAAGGACGCTGTACCCATGTTTACCCGGCTGAAAAAAGAAGCCGCCGATAAAGGCGTTGCCTTTGGGGTAAAAATCACGAATACCTTCCCACAGAAGGTTGTTGACGGTATTTTGCCAAGTGAAGATATGTATATGTCCGGCCGGTCACTGTTCCCATGCTCAATCGAGCTGGCAAACCGTCTGGCGAAAGCCTTTGACGGTGATCTGCGTATTTCCTATTCCGGTGGTGCAGATATCTTTAACATCAAAGATATCTTTAAAGCAGGTATTTGGCCGATCACCCTGGCTACCACTTTGTTAAAGCCGGGCGGATATAACCGTCTCGACCAAATGGCAGATGATCTTGTTTCTTACAATTTTAAGGAAGTGCAAAACCTGAAACCTTCGGCTTTATCCATGCTCGCAAAACGTGCCAGAACCAATCCTCATAATGTAAAAGGCGCCATAAAACCATTGCCATCCAGAAAATTCGACAAAAAAGTACCCTTAGTTGACTGTTTTACTGCCCCCTGTTCTGAAGCCTGTCCAATTTCTCAGGATATTCCGGATTATATTGAGCTTCTTGGCGAAGACAAACCTCTGGAAGCGCTTAAAGTCATTACTGCGAAAAACCCGCTTCCTTTCATCACCGGCACCATCTGCAACCACCGCTGTATGGACAAATGTACACGTAATTTTTACGAAGCGCCTCTGTGTATCCGCGATGTGAAACTTAACGCTGCCGAGCTGGGTTATGATGATTTACTCAAAGAGATCAAGCCCGTTGAAAAACGCACGGATGCCAAGGTTGCCATTGTCGGCGGTGGTCCCGCTGGTATCTCTGCCGCTTACTTCCTGGCGAGAAATGGCATCTCTGCTACAATCTTTGAACGCAATGAAAGCCTGGGCGGTATTGTACGCCATGTAGTCCCCGAGTTCCGGGTCGATTCCGAAATCGTGGAAAATGATGTAAAGCTTATGAAAGCTTACGGTGTAGAAGTTTTCACAAACACTGAAGTCCTCTCATTGGAGGATTTGAAAAACAAGGGCTTTAAATATGTTATTGCCGCTACCGGTGCCTGGGGCCCAAGCCCGTATAAGCTGGAGGGTGAACAGGCAATCAATGTACTCGACTTTTTACAGAGCTTCAGAAAAGACGCTTCCAGCCTGAAATTAGGAAAAGATGTTGTGGTAATCGGTGGTGGCAATACCGCCATGGATGCCGCCAGAGCCGCCAAAAAAGCCCCGGGTGTTCAAAATGTCCATCTGGTATACCGCAGAACAAAACGCTATATGCCAGCAGATGAGGAAGAGCTTGCAATGGCATTGGAAGACGGCGTGAAATTCTATGAGCTTCTCTCACCAGAAAAATTTGACGGCAGCATCCTTTCCTGCCGTAAGATGGTACTCGGTGCGCCGGATACGTCCGGAAGAAGAAGCCCTCAGAACACCGATGAATTCATGACTATTCCAGCCAATACGGTCATCGCCTCAGTCGGTGCAAAAATTGATAAAGAATGGTTTGCTCAGAATAAAATCGGTCTGACAGACCGTGGCCGCGTCGAAGTTAACAAAGACACCCTGGAAGCACGTGACAATATATTTGTAGCCGGCGACGCACAGCTAGGCGCTGCCACAGTTGTGGAGGCTATTGCCGACGCGCGTAAGGTTGCCGATACCATTGTGAAAGCCGAGGGTCTCGAAGCTGCTCCTACCTATTCTAAAAATACAGGAAATTATGACCGAGCACTGTCTAAGCGCGGTATCCTGGCAGAGCCAAAATGTGAATCAGCAGAATGCAGCCGTTGTCTGGAATGCTCAACAGTCTGTGAATCCTGTATGGATGTATGCCCAAACCGTGCAAATCTGGCCCTCTTTGTGCCACATCATAAAATGCGACAGATTGTACATGTTGACAGAATGTGTAACGAATGCGGTAACTGCAAGACATTCTGTCCATACGACAGCGCCCCTTACAAAGATAAGTTTACCCTCTATCACAGTCTTGCCGACTTTGAAGACAGCAGTAACAGCGGTTTTCTGGTCACAGGCGGCGATCGTGTTAAGGTCCGTCTTGAAGGCAATGTCATTGATGCCTCTATTGGTGACAGCACACTGCCACAGGGGATCAATGATATCATTAAAGCAGTTGTCAGCAACTACAGCTATCTCCTTTAA
- the hydA gene encoding dihydropyrimidinase gives MKKTIIKGGILFSSTDTLNADILIENDKIAKIDQKLEDPEANIIEAAGKYIFPGFIDPHTHLDMDTGTAHTADDFVSATKGAVSGGTTTIIDFATQDKGHSLTEALENWHMLADNRSSCHYGFHMAITDWNDTTRKELKTMQDFGVTSFKLYMAYDNLRSNDREIFEILEAVKAFGGLVSMHCENGDLVNALIAEQKRQGHMSPAAHPLSRPGFVEAEAVNRFLAIAEAAESPVYVVHLSTERALEACLNGRRRGQKVFIETCPQYLLLDDSCYKLKGFESAKYVFAPPARKPSDEKALWKAVGSGIVDTIGSDHCSFNMKGGKDLGKNDFSKIPNGMPGVETRPILMYTFGVCENKMTLNQLTAQLSETPAKIFGMYPKKGALKAGSDADIVIWDPDYNGIITQKDQYQNVDYTPYEGIKTKGRAEFVLLNGETVVENGQVIAENRGRYISRGICQL, from the coding sequence ATGAAAAAAACAATCATCAAGGGCGGTATCCTCTTTTCCTCCACAGATACCCTTAACGCCGATATTCTGATAGAAAATGATAAAATCGCCAAAATAGACCAAAAGCTCGAAGACCCAGAGGCTAATATCATCGAGGCTGCCGGAAAGTATATCTTCCCAGGCTTTATTGATCCACATACACACCTGGATATGGATACTGGCACAGCCCATACTGCGGATGATTTTGTCTCCGCGACAAAAGGCGCCGTCTCTGGCGGTACCACAACCATTATCGATTTTGCCACCCAGGATAAAGGCCACAGTCTGACAGAGGCTTTAGAAAACTGGCATATGCTGGCGGATAACCGCTCCTCCTGCCATTATGGCTTTCATATGGCCATTACCGACTGGAATGACACGACGCGTAAAGAACTAAAGACAATGCAAGATTTCGGCGTAACCTCCTTTAAGCTTTATATGGCTTACGATAACCTGCGCTCCAATGACCGCGAGATTTTTGAAATTTTAGAAGCGGTAAAAGCCTTCGGCGGGCTTGTCTCAATGCACTGTGAAAACGGCGATCTCGTCAACGCACTGATTGCCGAACAAAAACGCCAGGGCCATATGAGTCCTGCAGCTCATCCCCTCTCCAGGCCCGGCTTTGTAGAAGCAGAGGCTGTCAACCGCTTTTTAGCCATTGCAGAGGCCGCTGAATCACCGGTCTATGTGGTACACCTCAGTACTGAACGAGCACTTGAAGCGTGCCTGAATGGCCGCAGGCGTGGGCAAAAAGTCTTTATTGAAACCTGCCCGCAATATTTACTGCTGGACGACAGCTGTTATAAACTGAAAGGCTTTGAAAGCGCAAAATATGTTTTTGCTCCTCCAGCACGTAAACCATCCGATGAAAAGGCCCTTTGGAAGGCTGTTGGCTCTGGAATTGTTGACACTATCGGCAGTGATCATTGCAGCTTTAATATGAAAGGCGGAAAAGATCTTGGTAAAAATGACTTCAGTAAAATTCCAAACGGCATGCCCGGTGTGGAAACACGCCCAATACTCATGTATACCTTTGGTGTCTGCGAAAACAAAATGACCCTGAATCAATTGACTGCCCAGCTTTCAGAAACACCAGCAAAAATTTTTGGCATGTATCCCAAAAAAGGAGCCTTAAAAGCAGGAAGTGATGCCGATATTGTTATCTGGGACCCAGACTACAATGGTATCATTACTCAGAAGGATCAATACCAAAATGTTGATTATACACCTTACGAAGGAATTAAAACAAAGGGCCGGGCAGAGTTCGTACTGTTAAATGGAGAAACCGTTGTAGAAAATGGACAGGTTATCGCTGAAAATAGAGGGCGATATATCTCACGGGGGATTTGTCAGCTTTAA
- the xdh gene encoding selenium-dependent xanthine dehydrogenase, with translation MYTIKVNGVIHEVEQDKKLMRFLRDDLRLTSVKDGCSEGACGTCTIIIDGKATRSCIPMVSKMADKEIITAEGLTEREKEVYGYAFAAAGAVQCGFCIPGMVMSGKALIDTNPNPTRLEVINAIKNNICRCTGYKKIVDGILLAAKVFRENLPVNEDAGEVTVGQAMQRVDAREKVLGTGEYPDDLYLDGMIYGSAVRAAYPRARVLAIHTDEAKAMPGVIGIFTAEDIPGSVKVGHLKQDWDTMIPVGKTTHYIGDAICLVAAETPEILEEAKKLVRVEYEQLEGVFDPREAMKEDAPLVHEGSKTNVLAHEHLVRGNADEVIARSKYKVTRHYETPWTEHAFLEPETAVAMPFDGDGVFIYSTDQGTYDTQHECMAMLGLPPEKVVVENKLVGGGFGGKEDVSVQHHAALIAYLTKRTVKVKLSRKESIMIHPKRHPFYMDVTSACDEEGHLTALKAVVVSDTGAYASLGGPVLQRACTHAAGPYNFQTIDIDGKAVYTNNPPAGAFRGFGVTQTCFASEMNLNLLAEMVGITPWEIRYRNAVRPGEVLPNGQIADPATGIAETLEAVKEIYDNEKYVGIGCAMKNAGVGVGLPDWGRCRLLVKDGHVEIHAGASCIGQGLGTVLTQVLSETAGLTLDQIVYMPPNTANAPDSGTTSGSRQTLVTGEACRRAAENLRAAMRNKTLAELEGQDFMGEYLAKTDAMGTPVPNPVSHVAYGYATQMCVLNEDGTIKKMVAAHDVGKAVNPISVEGQIEGGVVMGMGYALTEQYELDHGIPKSKFGTLGLFKADKVPELDSIIVEKPGIDVAYGAIGIGEITSIPTAPAIADAYYRLNGEFQTVLPLKNTPYEKKKKK, from the coding sequence ATGTACACGATTAAGGTCAACGGCGTAATACACGAGGTTGAACAGGATAAAAAGCTCATGCGCTTCTTGAGAGATGATCTGAGATTAACCTCAGTAAAGGATGGCTGCAGCGAAGGGGCCTGCGGTACCTGTACGATTATTATCGATGGTAAGGCTACCCGGTCCTGCATACCGATGGTATCTAAAATGGCAGATAAGGAGATTATCACGGCAGAAGGCCTTACAGAGCGTGAAAAAGAAGTTTACGGCTACGCTTTTGCAGCAGCAGGAGCTGTGCAATGCGGCTTTTGCATACCGGGAATGGTAATGTCGGGAAAAGCGCTTATTGACACTAATCCAAATCCGACGCGCCTAGAGGTGATAAACGCTATCAAAAATAACATATGCCGCTGTACTGGCTATAAAAAAATTGTTGATGGTATTTTATTAGCCGCTAAAGTTTTCAGAGAAAACCTTCCTGTAAATGAAGATGCTGGCGAGGTTACCGTTGGCCAGGCCATGCAGCGTGTAGACGCCAGAGAAAAAGTGCTTGGAACAGGCGAATATCCAGATGATCTTTATCTGGACGGCATGATCTATGGCAGCGCTGTGCGTGCAGCGTATCCGAGAGCTCGAGTGCTGGCGATTCATACGGATGAAGCAAAGGCAATGCCGGGTGTGATTGGTATTTTTACCGCTGAGGATATTCCGGGAAGTGTCAAGGTTGGGCACCTTAAACAGGACTGGGATACAATGATCCCTGTTGGGAAAACCACACATTATATCGGTGACGCAATCTGCCTGGTAGCAGCGGAAACACCTGAAATTCTGGAAGAAGCCAAGAAGCTTGTAAGGGTTGAATACGAACAGCTTGAAGGGGTTTTTGACCCGCGTGAGGCCATGAAGGAAGATGCACCTTTAGTACATGAAGGCAGCAAAACCAATGTTTTGGCACATGAGCACCTGGTACGTGGGAATGCGGATGAGGTTATTGCTCGTTCAAAATATAAGGTAACACGTCATTATGAAACACCATGGACCGAGCATGCTTTCCTGGAGCCGGAAACAGCCGTGGCAATGCCCTTTGATGGGGATGGTGTCTTTATTTATTCAACAGACCAGGGGACCTATGACACTCAGCATGAATGTATGGCAATGCTGGGTCTGCCCCCCGAAAAGGTAGTTGTTGAAAATAAGCTGGTGGGCGGCGGCTTTGGGGGCAAGGAAGACGTATCAGTCCAGCACCATGCTGCACTGATTGCCTATCTGACCAAGCGGACTGTTAAAGTCAAGCTTAGCCGGAAAGAAAGCATTATGATTCATCCTAAACGCCATCCGTTTTATATGGATGTTACATCCGCCTGTGACGAAGAAGGACACTTAACCGCGCTAAAAGCGGTGGTAGTGTCTGATACCGGTGCTTATGCCTCTTTGGGCGGTCCGGTGCTTCAACGAGCCTGCACACACGCTGCTGGCCCTTATAATTTCCAAACTATTGATATTGACGGTAAAGCTGTATATACGAATAATCCTCCAGCGGGTGCTTTCAGAGGCTTTGGGGTAACACAGACCTGCTTTGCTTCTGAAATGAACCTTAACCTTTTGGCTGAAATGGTGGGGATCACCCCATGGGAAATCCGCTATCGAAACGCGGTACGTCCAGGTGAGGTGCTCCCAAATGGACAAATTGCTGATCCGGCAACGGGTATTGCCGAAACATTGGAAGCGGTTAAAGAAATTTATGACAATGAAAAATACGTGGGCATTGGCTGTGCGATGAAAAATGCCGGCGTCGGCGTGGGTCTTCCAGACTGGGGACGCTGCCGGCTCCTGGTAAAGGACGGACATGTGGAAATACATGCTGGAGCCTCCTGTATTGGACAAGGACTGGGTACAGTGTTGACACAGGTGCTTTCTGAAACTGCGGGACTCACCCTGGATCAGATTGTTTATATGCCGCCAAATACAGCCAATGCACCGGATTCCGGCACAACCTCAGGCTCCAGGCAGACGTTGGTAACCGGTGAGGCCTGTAGGCGGGCAGCGGAGAATTTGAGGGCCGCGATGAGAAATAAAACGCTGGCGGAGCTTGAAGGGCAGGATTTTATGGGAGAGTATCTGGCAAAAACAGACGCCATGGGCACACCTGTGCCAAACCCGGTTTCTCATGTAGCCTACGGCTATGCAACACAGATGTGTGTGCTGAATGAAGATGGCACCATTAAAAAAATGGTTGCCGCCCATGATGTGGGCAAGGCTGTGAACCCCATTAGTGTAGAGGGGCAAATTGAAGGCGGTGTGGTCATGGGAATGGGCTATGCGCTAACAGAGCAATATGAGCTGGATCACGGTATTCCAAAGTCGAAATTTGGTACGCTGGGTCTCTTTAAGGCAGATAAGGTGCCAGAGCTTGACAGTATCATTGTTGAAAAACCAGGCATTGATGTGGCCTATGGCGCCATTGGTATTGGTGAGATCACCTCTATTCCGACAGCTCCGGCCATTGCAGATGCATACTATCGCTTAAACGGTGAATTTCAGACCGTTTTACCGCTGAAAAATACGCCCTATGAGAAAAAGAAGAAAAAGTAA
- a CDS encoding RICIN domain-containing protein: MKLQANKDYVIMAQEKTLALGIENGSVENGALIKLQEASKTVAESQKWKAEYIDDEWFKLINKHSEKVLDLCMLGTVNGTWVQQWESVDTDSQLWSLEETAEGSYLIKSQRAGIYLDIAMGAAVPGAQMQIWEKTGSANQVWHFIATQIDETVKLAEKADTEAAQQKKTAPRKSAAAKRTASSRAKKTTALKEDAGSEKVEKVTTAQKTTASKATTKKSAASRKASAAKKTEPAQATTEPSKKTTRKTRTTAAKKVDTEA, encoded by the coding sequence GTGAAACTGCAAGCAAATAAAGACTACGTCATTATGGCGCAGGAAAAGACGTTGGCTCTGGGAATTGAAAACGGCTCAGTCGAGAATGGTGCACTTATAAAATTACAAGAGGCCTCCAAAACAGTGGCAGAAAGCCAGAAATGGAAAGCAGAATATATTGATGATGAATGGTTTAAACTCATCAATAAACACTCTGAAAAGGTACTGGATTTGTGTATGCTGGGAACAGTAAACGGTACATGGGTACAGCAATGGGAATCCGTTGATACGGACAGCCAGCTTTGGTCCCTAGAAGAGACTGCTGAAGGTAGTTATCTGATAAAGTCTCAGCGCGCCGGTATTTATCTTGATATAGCGATGGGTGCTGCCGTACCGGGCGCTCAGATGCAGATTTGGGAAAAAACTGGGAGTGCCAATCAGGTATGGCATTTTATAGCAACCCAGATTGATGAGACTGTAAAGCTAGCTGAAAAAGCAGACACTGAAGCAGCGCAGCAAAAAAAAACGGCCCCCCGAAAATCCGCTGCAGCAAAAAGGACAGCCTCGTCTAGAGCTAAAAAAACAACTGCATTAAAAGAAGATGCTGGATCAGAAAAGGTTGAAAAGGTAACCACTGCCCAAAAAACAACGGCTTCAAAAGCAACCACAAAAAAATCAGCGGCATCCAGAAAAGCCAGTGCAGCTAAAAAGACTGAACCGGCACAGGCAACAACAGAACCCTCTAAAAAAACGACACGAAAAACACGTACCACTGCGGCTAAAAAAGTTGATACAGAAGCATAA